A stretch of Henckelia pumila isolate YLH828 chromosome 4, ASM3356847v2, whole genome shotgun sequence DNA encodes these proteins:
- the LOC140860480 gene encoding bax inhibitor 1-like has protein sequence MRPEARRRRRPKGQARPFIFFPHSLIFFFFFFCSSKSTLKMRAITAVRNYFRREWRIMDVVNGRDRPFVRRILKKVYLSLVFALSSLAFGSYMSCSRNIGSLSVIVGACITMICLYFVRPWHERKRVCLLIAGSFFLGASIGPSLIDPCCLVSGLLGMSMAFACFWASSMRTQSFFLLCFVGMCLSILGIPVGLLAGSAIPGCYLPFWTSFSLYVATLYFLLYVIAYSHELVINIRRGDADYVKHSVTLFTDAPPVLIHYLKTAVCLSIFSSASISSA, from the exons ATGCGGCCGGAGGCCCGGCGGAGGCGGCGGCCAAAGGGTCAAG CTCGTCCCTTCATCTTCTTCCCCCACTCActgatcttcttcttcttcttcttttgctCTTCAAAATCTACATTGAAAATGCGTGCAATTACTGCAGTTCGGAACTACTTTCGCAGGGAATGGAGAATCATGGACGTTGTTAACGGCCGAGACCGGCCGTTCGTCCGCCGTATCTTGAAGAAG GTCTACCTCTCTCTGGTTTTTGCTCTGTCAAGTTTAGCATTTGGGTCGTACATGAGTTGTAGCAGGAATATTGGAAGTTTATCAGTCATAGTAGGCGCTTGTATTACCATGATTTGCTTGTATTTTGTGCGCCCTTGGCACGAG AGGAAAAGGGTCTGTCTCTTGATTGCTGGTTCATTCTTTCTAGGTGCTTCAATTGGCCCCAGCCTCATTGACCCTTG TTGTCTAGTCAGTGGACTGCTGGGAATGTCTATGGCATTTGCCTGTTTCTGGGCATCATCCATGCGGACACAAAGCTTTTTTCTACTCTGCTTTGTAGGCATGTGTCTCTCTATCTTGGGGATCCCTGTGGGGTTGCTTGCAGGTTCAGCAATTCCTGGCTGCTACTTACCTTTTTGGACCTCCTTCAGC CTATACGTCGCAACTTTGTACTTCTTGCTGTATGTGATAGCATATAGCCATGAGTTAGTGATAAACATTCGTCGAGGAGATGCCGACTACGTGAAACATTCGGTTACACTCTTCACAGATGCACCTCCCGTCCTAATTCACTATCTCAAAACTGCGGTATGCCTATCGATCTTCTCGTCAGCTTCTATAAGTTCAGCATAA
- the LOC140863918 gene encoding uncharacterized protein → MAEEEVLSEVEAVQAVYGDDCRIIKTYPPELHVHLKPRTADVSSQQFVEAIIGIQASPQYPEDAPDISVVYCKGLDEQRQKHLISSLRDRALELVSCLMLITLCEEAAEMLSSMNHPDGSCPLCLCPIVDENVGNNSRPFMKLMSCFHCFHCDCFIQWWNWILTQSEMGVANSSRASKSSGSMQDQLGMHEMTGESTGKCPVCREVFLTKDIEHVLDNLGSTTHLDSDENEVDKDFLQSDSENLRRQKFEAVLKLQQENSGLIEPKNLEVLLPGMFLPQSVLLDSTESDMVPNESLNEEVVVESGTNPSSSFNRHGSKKQSKSNPKKHRPQNSRKQFRQWIVKDHS, encoded by the exons ATGGCGGAAGAAGAAGTATTATCAGAAGTTGAGGCAGTCCAGGCGGTTTACGGTGACGATTGTCGAATCATCAAAACCTATCCCCCAGAACTCCACGTTCATCTCAAGCCTCGGACAGCCGATGTTTCATCTCAACAG TTTGTGGAAGCGATTATAGGAATTCAAGCCAGTCCTCAG TACCCTGAAGACGCACCAGATATTTCTGTTGTTTATTGCAAGGGTCTTGATGAACAGAGGCAAAAACATTTGATATCTAGCCTCCGCGACAGAGCTCTTGAACTTGTTTCCTGCCTTATGCTCATCACTCTTTGTGAG GAAGCTGCAGAGATGCTCTCTAGTATGAATCACCCTGATGGAAGCTGCCCATTATGTTTATGTCCAATAGTTGATGAAAATGTGGGGAACAATTCACGACCCTTTATGAAGTTAATGTCTTGCTTTCATTGCTTTCATTG TGATTGCTTCATTCAATGGTGGAATTGGATCCTGACTCAAAGTGAAATGGGTGTTGCCAATTCATCTCGTGCTTCAAAATCTTCCGGAAGTATGCAAGACCAATTAG GCATGCACGAAATGACAGGAGAAAGTACGGGTAAGTGCCCTGTCTGCCGGGAAGTTTTTCTCACCAAGGATATTGAACATGTGCTTGATAATCTCGGGAGTACTACACATTTG GATTCCGATGAAAATGAAGTTGACAAGGATTTTCTTCAGTCTGATTCTGAGAACCTCAGGAGACAGAAATTTGAGGCTGTTTTGAAACTTCAGCAAGAAAATAGTGGCTTGATAGAGCCAAAGAACCTTGAGGTCTTATTGCCCGGTATGTTTCTTCCCCAGTCAGTTTTGTTAGATTCGACGGAGTCCGACATGGTACCCAATGAATCGCTAAACGAAGAAGTCGTAGTCGAATCCGGGACGAATCCGAGCAGCTCCTTCAACAGGCATGGCTCCAAGAAGCAAAGCAAATCCAACCCAAAGAAGCACCGGCCCCAAAATTCAAGAAAACAATTCAGGCAGTGGATTGTAAAGGACCATAGTTGA
- the LOC140860197 gene encoding ubiquitin-conjugating enzyme E2 28-like, translated as MASKRILKELKDLQKDPPTSCSAGPVGEDMFHWQATIMGPQDSPYAGGVFLVTIHFPPDYPFKPPKVAFRTKVFHPNINSNGSICLDILKEQWSPALTISKVLLSICSLLTDPNPDDPLVPEIAHMYKTDRAKYEQTARSWTQKYAMG; from the exons ATGGCTTCGAAACGGATTTTGAAGGAGCTCAAGGATCTTCAGAAAGATCCACCCACTTCATGCAGCGCTG GTCCAGTTGGGGAGGATATGTTTCACTGGCAAGCAACAATAATGGGGCCTCAAGATAGCCCTTATGCAGGAGGAGTTTTTCTAGTCACCATTCACTTTCCCCCTGATTATCCCTTCAAACCTCCAAAG GTGGCATTCAGGACAAAAGTTTTTCACCCTAACATAAACAGCAATGGCAGTATTTGCCTTGATATCTTGAAGGAGCAGTGGAGTCCTGCCCTAACTATTTCTAAG GTGTTGCTCTCCATTTGCTCTCTTTTGACGGATCCAAATCCCGATGATCCACTGGTACCGGAAATCGCTCATATGTACAAGACTGACCGTGCCAAATATGAGCAAACTGCAAGGAGCTGGACCCAGAAATACGCAATGGGTTAG